From the genome of Nocardia sp. NBC_01503, one region includes:
- a CDS encoding LLM class flavin-dependent oxidoreductase, translating into MDIGIALPTMCRGYDRGSTVDWCLRAEQGPFASISCGERMTFHNPEMWTTLAAAAALTERVRIFANVAVLPAHPPALIAKQAATIDVLSQGRLTLGVGVGARPHDYGSLGAGFGHRHATLERGVGELRALWSGTPHTEGADPIGPPCVQAGGPPILAGALGPKSLARAARWADGVVAFSLSGAPGEISWAADNARAAWATAERDTKPRLVSGCFYTLGIPDSAAVLRDFTAEYLGFLGARNATATASAMTTFDADAIHRALDGAEAAGLDEFILVPGSTDSAVLEATAKLVESR; encoded by the coding sequence ATGGATATCGGTATCGCATTGCCCACCATGTGCCGGGGCTACGACCGCGGCTCGACCGTCGACTGGTGCCTGCGCGCCGAGCAGGGTCCGTTCGCGAGCATTTCGTGCGGGGAGCGGATGACCTTCCACAATCCGGAGATGTGGACGACCCTCGCGGCGGCGGCGGCACTGACCGAGCGGGTGCGGATCTTCGCCAATGTGGCTGTGCTGCCCGCGCATCCGCCCGCATTGATCGCCAAGCAGGCCGCCACCATCGATGTGTTGTCACAGGGCCGATTGACCCTCGGCGTCGGAGTCGGCGCGCGGCCGCACGACTACGGCAGCCTCGGAGCCGGATTCGGCCATCGCCATGCGACTTTGGAGCGCGGGGTGGGGGAGTTGCGGGCACTCTGGTCCGGGACCCCGCATACCGAGGGCGCGGATCCCATCGGTCCGCCGTGCGTGCAAGCGGGCGGGCCGCCGATTCTCGCGGGTGCCCTCGGGCCGAAATCGCTGGCGCGAGCGGCCCGTTGGGCCGACGGTGTGGTGGCGTTCAGTCTCAGCGGCGCACCCGGTGAGATCTCCTGGGCCGCCGACAATGCCCGCGCGGCATGGGCCACAGCCGAACGAGATACCAAGCCGCGCTTGGTGAGTGGCTGCTTCTACACCCTCGGCATTCCCGATTCGGCCGCGGTACTGCGCGACTTCACCGCCGAATACCTGGGCTTCCTGGGCGCGCGGAACGCCACCGCCACCGCCTCCGCCATGACCACCTTCGACGCCGACGCCATCCACCGCGCGCTCGATGGTGCCGAGGCCGCTGGTCTGGACGAATTCATCCTGGTCCCTGGCTCCACCGATTCGGCTGTCCTGGAGGCGACCGCGAAACTGGTCGAATCCCGCTGA
- a CDS encoding cutinase family protein: protein MTSPAAKADDCLGDWAIGIGGLGDNSSSIFAPFVNQPVGYNSADPMSGLNEVDRLFWQHRNQCPGDHIRVIGHSEGAGIVHAWVTAHQGVDNANAILLADPKRDAGPGWAGLASTPGSGIIGYPLAGVDDWFGGFPVLTVCNHDDQICDTSAGWWGYLFGGAHSRYDFNVWDYGDWDSGVWYR, encoded by the coding sequence GTGACGAGTCCCGCGGCGAAAGCCGATGACTGCCTTGGCGACTGGGCCATAGGTATCGGCGGTCTCGGCGACAACTCCTCGTCGATATTCGCCCCGTTCGTCAACCAGCCCGTGGGCTACAACTCCGCCGACCCGATGTCGGGGTTGAATGAAGTCGATCGGCTGTTCTGGCAGCATCGCAACCAATGCCCGGGTGACCATATTCGGGTCATCGGGCACAGTGAGGGCGCGGGTATCGTCCACGCCTGGGTCACCGCTCATCAGGGCGTCGACAATGCCAATGCCATTCTGCTGGCGGATCCCAAGCGTGACGCGGGACCCGGCTGGGCCGGCCTGGCGTCGACCCCGGGCAGTGGCATCATCGGCTATCCGCTTGCGGGAGTCGATGATTGGTTCGGCGGCTTCCCGGTGTTGACCGTCTGCAACCACGATGACCAGATCTGCGACACCTCCGCTGGTTGGTGGGGGTACCTCTTCGGAGGCGCGCACAGTCGCTACGACTTCAATGTCTGGGATTACGGTGATTGGGATTCCGGCGTCTGGTACCGGTAA
- a CDS encoding TetR/AcrR family transcriptional regulator codes for MPRPRSLTTADLASAALAVLDRAGLSALTMRAVAQELGMATMALYRYVADRDALEILMVDQILETVDSALPTDADWTVRVRILLDRARTAIGAHPAAVPLVLRYRQSSPASMCWMEAMLSALTDAGFRGDDRVIAQRSAVAFLLGFLQNEHYASIAGAGTAALASATDFPLLAETAAQARTLSADAEFDGGVEILLRGLSGHPARKR; via the coding sequence GTGCCCCGTCCCAGGTCGCTGACCACCGCCGATCTCGCCTCCGCCGCGCTCGCGGTGCTCGACCGTGCGGGTCTGTCCGCCCTGACCATGCGCGCCGTCGCCCAGGAGTTGGGCATGGCGACCATGGCGCTGTACCGGTATGTCGCGGATCGCGATGCGCTGGAGATCCTGATGGTCGACCAGATTCTCGAGACCGTCGACAGCGCGTTACCCACGGACGCGGATTGGACTGTGCGCGTGCGTATTCTGCTGGACCGGGCACGCACCGCCATCGGTGCGCACCCGGCCGCGGTACCGCTGGTGCTGCGCTACCGCCAGTCCAGTCCCGCCAGTATGTGCTGGATGGAGGCCATGCTGAGCGCGCTGACCGATGCCGGTTTCCGCGGCGACGACCGCGTCATCGCCCAGCGCTCGGCAGTGGCGTTCCTACTCGGTTTCCTCCAGAACGAGCACTACGCCTCGATCGCCGGGGCGGGAACCGCTGCCCTGGCGTCGGCGACCGACTTCCCGCTACTGGCCGAGACCGCCGCGCAGGCGCGAACCCTGTCCGCCGATGCGGAGTTCGACGGTGGCGTCGAGATCCTGCTGCGCGGTCTGTCCGGGCATCCGGCGCGCAAGAGGTAG
- a CDS encoding cytochrome P450, producing the protein MPDSAPAAPVPAAAQFDIAGSRIPMYSPEFAADPHRAYRELRARYGALAPVELAPGVPATLVLEYRTAVRILNDPDRFPADPRTWQAGIPADCPVLPMMQWRPNALRNAGSAHARYRQANTAGLGGIDRFGLQSTVERTAVTLINGFCAEGAADLVRDYAFPLAFDVLNHLLGCPAGIAAQAAQGFRAIFEGVGAENGNKLLIAALSRLTAHKRTEPGDDVTTRLLRHPAELTDGEMVHQLATLYGAGIEPQQNLIVNTLLIILSDDRFGGSVLGGSLATRDALDEVLFNDPPMANFCISFPRQPVLVADVWLPAHQPVVISMAACNTDPAIQGGQFSGNRSHLAWGAGPHACPASPLAYLIAQEAIDQLLDALPEIHLAVPPSELSWRPGPFHRALTALPVTFTPSAPLHVPG; encoded by the coding sequence ATGCCAGATTCGGCCCCGGCCGCCCCCGTTCCCGCAGCCGCGCAATTCGATATCGCCGGATCGCGCATACCGATGTACAGTCCCGAGTTCGCCGCGGACCCGCATCGGGCCTATCGGGAGCTGCGGGCCAGATACGGTGCGCTGGCCCCGGTGGAGCTCGCGCCGGGCGTGCCCGCCACCCTCGTGCTCGAATACCGCACGGCGGTAAGGATTCTCAACGATCCGGACCGCTTCCCGGCCGACCCCCGCACCTGGCAGGCGGGCATCCCCGCCGACTGTCCGGTACTGCCGATGATGCAGTGGCGGCCCAATGCGCTGCGTAATGCGGGCAGCGCGCACGCGCGGTATCGACAGGCCAATACCGCCGGGCTCGGCGGAATCGATCGATTCGGATTACAGAGCACCGTGGAACGAACCGCGGTGACACTGATAAATGGTTTCTGCGCCGAAGGGGCCGCGGATCTGGTGCGCGACTATGCCTTTCCACTCGCCTTCGATGTGCTCAACCATCTCCTGGGTTGCCCCGCCGGAATCGCCGCACAGGCGGCACAGGGCTTTCGGGCAATCTTCGAGGGTGTCGGCGCGGAGAACGGCAATAAACTACTCATAGCGGCGCTCTCACGGCTGACCGCGCATAAGCGCACCGAACCCGGCGACGATGTCACCACCCGCCTGCTCCGGCACCCCGCCGAGCTGACCGACGGCGAAATGGTGCATCAGCTCGCCACGCTCTACGGCGCGGGCATCGAGCCGCAGCAGAACCTGATCGTCAACACCCTGCTGATCATCCTGTCCGACGACCGCTTCGGCGGCAGCGTACTGGGTGGCAGCCTCGCCACCCGCGACGCCCTCGACGAGGTCCTGTTCAACGATCCGCCGATGGCCAACTTCTGCATCAGCTTTCCGCGCCAACCCGTCCTGGTGGCGGATGTCTGGCTCCCCGCGCATCAGCCGGTCGTCATCAGCATGGCCGCCTGCAATACCGATCCGGCCATTCAGGGCGGCCAATTCTCCGGCAACCGTTCGCATCTCGCCTGGGGCGCGGGCCCGCATGCCTGCCCCGCCAGCCCCCTGGCCTACCTCATCGCGCAGGAGGCCATCGACCAGCTGCTGGATGCCCTCCCCGAAATCCATCTGGCCGTACCGCCGAGCGAACTGTCCTGGCGGCCGGGACCATTCCATCGAGCCCTGACCGCCCTGCCGGTAACCTTCACCCCCTCGGCCCCGCTGCACGTGCCCGGATAG
- a CDS encoding bifunctional SulP family inorganic anion transporter/carbonic anhydrase — MSTDTEQPPRTSLPGLAELVRHDLPASLVVFLVSLPLSIGIAVAAGAPVAAGLIAAVVGGVIAGLIGGSTLQVSGPTASLTVVVAESINQFGWAATCFITVAAGMLQILFGLSRIARGALAIAPVVVHAMLAGIGVVIALQQVHVLLGGDSLSSSWDSIVGLPQELRSVHGGDLIVGLLVIVILVAWKRLPAPVRVIPAPLVAVVAATLLALVLPTRVEHIMLNGSLLDELRLPQVPHGSWAAVALMAVTIALIASVETLLSAVAVDRIRQNSARRTDLDRELIGQGAANMVSGMIGGLPVAAVIVRSITNVKAGARGKASTMLCGLWVLLFSVALVGVVRQIPKAALAGLLIVVGIQLIKLAHIRRAQRTGDLVVYAATIVVVVFWNLLLGMVVGLALAFALLLWRVVRVSVSAEPVESGRWRVTVDGTFTFLAIPKLTAELAKVPARADVVFDMSVDFLDHAAHDAVQEWVAEHRTEGGTVEFVETGTVRMAGATDGPPARGHSRHMLNEVLGPWRRTGAEVDPIVAGVAAYNRSHAHVMRPHLGVLRDGQEPDSLFVTCADSRIVPNVITNSGPGDLFTIRNIGNLIPADRRDTSMEAALIYALDKLDVRSVVVCGHSGCGAMEALHSEAVTGSDLDGWLANARPSLLRFRLGHPVAEAAAAAGFGPVDQLGMVNVAVQLETLYAHPVVRRGVIERGVVLSGLFFDIATARVVEVTVDGIAEIGDHGVARIHPRGHLQTAGVGQPA, encoded by the coding sequence ATGTCCACCGACACCGAACAGCCTCCCCGGACGTCGCTCCCCGGCCTCGCCGAGTTGGTACGCCACGACCTTCCAGCCTCGCTGGTCGTGTTCCTGGTTTCGTTGCCGCTTTCCATCGGTATTGCCGTCGCCGCCGGAGCTCCGGTCGCCGCGGGCTTGATCGCCGCGGTCGTGGGAGGGGTGATCGCCGGATTGATCGGCGGTTCCACACTCCAGGTCAGCGGCCCGACCGCCAGCCTCACCGTGGTGGTCGCCGAATCGATCAATCAATTCGGCTGGGCCGCCACCTGTTTCATCACCGTCGCGGCCGGAATGCTGCAAATTCTCTTCGGACTCAGCCGCATCGCGCGCGGTGCGCTGGCCATCGCACCGGTGGTGGTGCACGCCATGCTCGCCGGTATCGGCGTGGTCATCGCACTACAGCAGGTGCATGTACTGCTCGGCGGTGATTCGCTGAGCTCGTCCTGGGACAGCATTGTCGGCCTGCCGCAGGAGCTGCGCTCGGTACACGGCGGCGATCTCATCGTCGGCTTGCTCGTCATCGTCATCCTGGTGGCCTGGAAACGCTTGCCCGCGCCGGTGCGCGTCATCCCCGCCCCGCTGGTGGCGGTGGTCGCGGCCACCCTGCTGGCACTGGTACTGCCCACCCGAGTCGAGCACATCATGCTCAATGGCTCACTGCTGGACGAACTTCGACTTCCCCAGGTGCCGCACGGCAGCTGGGCGGCGGTCGCGCTGATGGCCGTGACCATCGCGCTCATCGCCAGCGTGGAGACCCTACTATCGGCCGTGGCGGTGGACCGGATACGGCAGAACTCCGCTCGCCGTACCGATTTGGATCGCGAGCTGATCGGCCAGGGCGCGGCGAACATGGTCTCCGGCATGATCGGCGGACTGCCCGTGGCGGCGGTCATCGTGCGCAGCATCACCAATGTGAAGGCGGGCGCGCGCGGTAAGGCCTCCACCATGCTGTGCGGGCTGTGGGTGCTGCTGTTCTCGGTGGCGCTGGTCGGGGTGGTGCGGCAGATTCCCAAGGCCGCGCTGGCCGGACTGCTCATCGTGGTCGGCATCCAGCTCATCAAGCTCGCGCATATCCGCCGTGCCCAGCGCACCGGTGACCTGGTGGTCTACGCGGCCACGATTGTCGTGGTGGTCTTCTGGAACCTGTTGCTGGGCATGGTCGTCGGCCTCGCGCTGGCCTTCGCGCTACTGCTGTGGCGGGTGGTCCGGGTCTCGGTGAGCGCCGAACCGGTGGAGAGCGGACGCTGGCGGGTCACCGTCGACGGCACCTTCACCTTCCTGGCGATACCGAAGCTGACCGCCGAGCTCGCCAAGGTGCCCGCACGCGCCGATGTCGTGTTCGATATGTCCGTCGACTTCCTCGACCACGCCGCCCACGACGCGGTGCAGGAGTGGGTCGCCGAACATCGAACCGAGGGCGGCACGGTCGAATTCGTCGAGACGGGCACCGTGCGCATGGCGGGCGCGACCGACGGACCACCCGCGCGCGGGCACTCCCGGCATATGCTCAACGAGGTGCTCGGGCCGTGGCGGCGCACGGGCGCGGAGGTGGATCCGATCGTCGCCGGGGTGGCCGCGTACAACCGCAGCCACGCACATGTGATGCGCCCGCATCTCGGTGTGCTCCGCGATGGACAGGAGCCGGATTCGCTCTTCGTCACCTGCGCGGATTCGCGGATCGTGCCGAATGTGATCACCAACAGCGGTCCGGGCGATCTGTTCACCATCCGCAATATCGGCAATCTGATTCCCGCCGATCGCCGGGACACCTCCATGGAGGCCGCGCTCATCTACGCCCTCGACAAGCTCGATGTGCGCTCGGTGGTGGTCTGCGGACACTCCGGTTGCGGGGCCATGGAGGCGCTGCACTCCGAGGCGGTCACCGGATCGGATCTGGACGGCTGGCTGGCCAATGCCCGGCCCAGTCTGCTGCGCTTCCGGCTCGGGCATCCGGTCGCCGAGGCCGCGGCCGCCGCCGGATTCGGGCCGGTCGATCAGCTCGGCATGGTGAATGTGGCCGTGCAGTTGGAGACGCTCTACGCCCACCCGGTGGTGCGGCGCGGAGTTATCGAGCGAGGCGTGGTGCTCTCGGGCCTGTTCTTCGATATCGCCACCGCGCGCGTGGTGGAGGTCACGGTGGACGGGATCGCGGAGATCGGGGATCACGGTGTGGCGCGAATCCACCCCAGAGGTCATCTGCAAACCGCGGGCGTCGGGCAACCGGCGTAG
- a CDS encoding peptidase S1: protein MFSLGKICSGLGSAAATVIFGLALTPTGVAAAAGPAVLGPGSGIAIGTSEPEEFSLCTLTAIGFDAANRLVGITAGHCGEVGAQVLAEKSIGTGFLGRLAELDYFWDWAVIEFDPAKVIPVRQITAGAVAGIGAPPAPLQMVCKNGRTTGFTCGPVWEEMAEGFSSHVCADYGDSGSPVLVGDQLVGMIVSGQPIDLGSVDLHLPSCANPANPVHEPDLATGIANVLASINQHGGVGAGFRLL from the coding sequence ATGTTCTCCCTGGGCAAGATTTGCAGCGGTCTCGGATCGGCCGCCGCCACAGTGATTTTCGGCCTCGCCCTGACCCCCACCGGGGTGGCGGCCGCCGCCGGTCCGGCGGTGCTCGGACCCGGTTCGGGTATAGCGATCGGCACCAGCGAGCCCGAGGAGTTCTCGCTGTGCACCCTCACCGCCATCGGATTCGACGCCGCGAATCGCCTGGTCGGGATTACCGCCGGACACTGCGGCGAGGTCGGCGCACAGGTGCTCGCCGAGAAGTCCATCGGTACGGGCTTTCTGGGCAGGCTCGCGGAGCTGGACTACTTCTGGGATTGGGCGGTCATCGAATTCGATCCGGCCAAGGTGATTCCGGTTCGGCAGATCACGGCCGGTGCGGTGGCCGGGATCGGCGCACCGCCCGCGCCCTTACAGATGGTCTGCAAGAACGGACGGACCACCGGATTCACCTGCGGCCCGGTGTGGGAGGAGATGGCCGAGGGCTTCAGCAGTCACGTCTGCGCCGATTACGGCGACTCCGGTTCGCCGGTACTGGTCGGTGACCAACTGGTCGGCATGATCGTCTCCGGACAGCCCATCGATCTCGGCAGCGTGGACCTGCACCTACCCTCCTGCGCCAACCCCGCCAATCCCGTACACGAGCCCGACCTCGCCACCGGGATAGCCAATGTGCTCGCCAGCATCAATCAGCACGGCGGGGTGGGCGCGGGCTTCCGACTGCTCTGA
- a CDS encoding M23 family metallopeptidase: protein MPNHRVSPGSLSVADLLEASEIHCPSSHRAETFPTVRFKAVAGVALAAGALLTTGAHLSPAIAEATPLAPADEDPVDIAEPVSAPAQVAPAAPVSSPFGLVGLPPEIAAPLAQAEQTIKDLQQQWLPAAQAAIPALPPAPVLPAIPAIPAPAPLTIERTVLPVQGGQISSGFGGRWGSFHYGVDIADPIGTPIHSVRSGTVLDAGPAQGFGQWVRVKQDDGTIAVYGHVNDMYVSRGDRVDVGEVIASVGNRGDSTGPHLHLEIWGTDGVRVDPVVWLEGKGILMQQHWGAA from the coding sequence TTGCCGAATCATCGAGTATCTCCCGGTTCCCTCTCCGTCGCCGACCTACTCGAGGCGTCCGAGATCCATTGTCCCAGTAGCCATCGCGCGGAAACCTTCCCCACCGTCCGGTTCAAAGCGGTCGCCGGAGTCGCGCTCGCGGCGGGTGCGCTGCTCACCACCGGCGCGCACCTGTCCCCCGCCATCGCCGAGGCCACACCCCTCGCACCCGCGGACGAGGATCCGGTCGATATCGCCGAACCCGTCTCGGCCCCAGCGCAAGTCGCACCCGCGGCCCCGGTGAGCAGCCCCTTCGGCCTGGTAGGGCTACCACCGGAGATCGCGGCTCCGCTGGCGCAGGCCGAGCAGACCATCAAAGACCTACAGCAGCAATGGCTTCCGGCGGCGCAGGCGGCGATTCCGGCACTGCCGCCCGCCCCGGTCCTCCCGGCGATTCCCGCCATTCCCGCCCCGGCACCCCTGACCATCGAACGCACCGTCCTGCCGGTGCAGGGCGGTCAGATCAGCTCCGGATTCGGCGGGCGTTGGGGCTCTTTCCATTACGGCGTCGATATCGCCGATCCCATCGGCACGCCCATCCATTCGGTCAGGAGCGGTACCGTACTGGACGCGGGCCCCGCGCAGGGCTTCGGCCAATGGGTCCGGGTCAAACAGGACGACGGCACCATCGCCGTCTACGGCCACGTCAACGATATGTACGTGAGCAGAGGTGACCGAGTCGATGTCGGCGAAGTCATTGCCTCGGTGGGCAATCGAGGCGATTCCACCGGCCCGCACCTGCACCTGGAGATCTGGGGCACCGATGGCGTCCGAGTCGATCCAGTGGTTTGGCTGGAGGGCAAAGGGATTCTCATGCAACAGCATTGGGGTGCCGCCTGA
- a CDS encoding universal stress protein, with the protein MGEAMMPRERDDSGFELGTDGPLVIVVGVDGSDTSWRAAAYAAGLARRQGARLAIVYVQPWMSAVAGLGVDTRSITSDIADDLVKEIREATERVRDIFTVRWEFLTRRGDAFSELAKAADELGADAVVVGASQQAGHRLVGSVAMRLVRAGRWPVTVVP; encoded by the coding sequence GTGGGTGAGGCGATGATGCCCCGGGAACGGGACGACTCCGGGTTCGAATTGGGTACCGACGGTCCACTGGTGATCGTGGTCGGCGTGGATGGTTCGGATACCTCGTGGCGGGCAGCGGCTTACGCGGCCGGGCTGGCGCGACGGCAGGGAGCGCGGCTGGCGATCGTCTATGTGCAGCCGTGGATGTCGGCGGTGGCCGGGCTCGGCGTGGATACGCGGTCCATCACCTCCGATATCGCGGACGATCTGGTGAAGGAGATTCGGGAGGCGACCGAGCGGGTCAGGGATATCTTCACCGTGCGGTGGGAGTTCCTGACCCGGCGCGGGGATGCCTTCAGCGAATTGGCCAAGGCCGCCGACGAACTCGGCGCGGACGCGGTGGTGGTGGGCGCGTCGCAGCAGGCCGGTCACCGACTCGTGGGCTCGGTGGCCATGCGCCTGGTGCGGGCCGGGCGGTGGCCGGTGACCGTGGTGCCCTAG
- a CDS encoding alpha/beta fold hydrolase, giving the protein MTVNKNKIVLIPGAGGMASYWHLVVAGLTAAGREVIAVDLPGDDEQAGLEEYRDIVLKSAADGDVLVAQSLGGFTAALVCERITPSTLIFVNAMIPQPGETAGRWGGNVGSSEARLAAADAGGYPREFDDAVYFLHDVPPQALDDGPERPESERIFEDVCAFTRWPDAPIHVLVGADDRLFPLALQQRIARDRLGVEPDVIPGGHLIALSNPQGVVEYLTAESGAERR; this is encoded by the coding sequence ATGACGGTGAACAAGAACAAGATTGTCCTGATCCCGGGCGCGGGCGGGATGGCGTCGTACTGGCACCTGGTGGTCGCGGGTCTGACGGCCGCGGGTCGCGAGGTGATCGCCGTCGACCTGCCGGGCGATGACGAACAGGCGGGCCTCGAGGAGTACCGGGATATCGTCCTGAAGTCCGCCGCCGACGGCGATGTCCTGGTCGCGCAGTCCCTCGGGGGTTTCACCGCCGCCCTGGTCTGCGAGCGAATCACCCCGTCGACCCTGATCTTCGTGAACGCCATGATCCCGCAGCCCGGCGAGACCGCGGGTCGGTGGGGCGGGAATGTCGGCTCCTCCGAAGCCCGGCTCGCCGCGGCCGATGCCGGTGGCTACCCCCGCGAATTCGACGACGCCGTCTATTTCCTGCACGACGTCCCGCCGCAGGCGCTGGACGACGGCCCCGAACGCCCCGAGTCCGAGCGCATCTTCGAGGATGTCTGCGCCTTCACCCGCTGGCCGGATGCCCCCATTCACGTTCTGGTCGGCGCCGACGACCGTCTCTTCCCGCTTGCCCTGCAGCAGCGCATCGCCCGCGACCGCCTCGGCGTCGAGCCGGACGTCATCCCCGGCGGCCACCTCATCGCCCTGTCGAACCCGCAGGGCGTGGTCGAGTACCTCACCGCCGAATCGGGGGCGGAACGTCGTTGA
- a CDS encoding type II toxin-antitoxin system Rv0910 family toxin, whose translation MGALLLSRDVPGTPESLFNTIVAPTTWEHWFGIHHDFVGTPPKRLTEGSTVVAEVLLHGMLEEVEWTVTRLDQPCRIALRGKGRTGIHYDLTYWLQTTETGTNITAGVTFAGPLITTQATKALEQHGYKQLDNTLGQLAELACALHE comes from the coding sequence ATGGGAGCGCTACTTCTCAGCAGGGATGTGCCCGGAACGCCCGAATCCCTGTTCAACACCATTGTCGCGCCGACGACCTGGGAGCATTGGTTCGGCATTCATCACGACTTCGTCGGCACACCGCCCAAGCGACTGACCGAGGGCTCCACCGTGGTCGCCGAGGTGCTGTTGCACGGCATGCTGGAGGAGGTCGAGTGGACGGTGACCCGACTCGACCAGCCGTGCCGAATCGCCTTGCGCGGCAAGGGCAGGACCGGCATCCACTATGACCTGACCTACTGGTTGCAGACCACGGAGACGGGCACCAATATCACCGCGGGCGTCACCTTCGCCGGGCCGCTCATCACCACTCAGGCGACCAAGGCCCTGGAACAGCACGGCTACAAGCAGCTCGACAACACCCTCGGCCAGCTCGCCGAACTCGCCTGCGCACTGCACGAATAG
- a CDS encoding peroxiredoxin-like family protein, which produces MPPLATVPARTLTDITGAEVPIPDPNHLVHLQFRRFAGCPVCNLHLRSLVTRHADILAANIREVVVFHSSADELRKYTAEFPFNLIADPTRELYREFGVESTPRALLDPHAWPTIVRGITTALRGVRRDRKPLPPIRPEGGRLGLPADFLIAPDGRVIAAEHGTHADDQWSVDELLAQIPSGVREV; this is translated from the coding sequence ATGCCACCGCTCGCCACGGTTCCAGCCCGCACACTCACCGATATCACCGGCGCCGAGGTGCCGATTCCGGATCCGAATCATCTGGTACACCTGCAATTTCGGCGCTTCGCGGGCTGCCCCGTCTGCAATCTGCACCTGCGCTCACTGGTTACCCGGCATGCGGACATACTCGCCGCGAATATTCGCGAAGTGGTCGTATTCCATTCCAGCGCAGATGAATTGCGCAAGTACACCGCCGAGTTCCCCTTCAACCTGATCGCCGACCCGACCCGCGAGCTGTACCGCGAATTCGGCGTCGAATCCACGCCGCGCGCACTGCTCGACCCTCATGCCTGGCCGACCATAGTCCGTGGCATCACCACCGCATTGCGCGGCGTGCGCCGCGATCGCAAACCCCTTCCACCGATCCGGCCGGAGGGCGGCCGCCTCGGCCTCCCCGCCGACTTCCTGATCGCGCCCGACGGGCGCGTCATCGCCGCCGAACACGGCACGCACGCCGATGACCAATGGTCCGTCGACGAGCTGCTGGCACAGATTCCGTCCGGCGTGCGCGAAGTGTGA